The Heliangelus exortis chromosome 26, bHelExo1.hap1, whole genome shotgun sequence genome window below encodes:
- the SIK3 gene encoding serine/threonine-protein kinase SIK3 isoform X1 — protein MAAAAAAAAASGAGGPPPAPRLPPAPPPPRPPGPARIGYYEIERTIGKGNFAVVKLATHLVTRAKVAIKIIDKTQLDEENLKKIFREVQIMKMLCHPHIIRLYQVMETERMIYLVTEYASGGEIFDHLVAHGRMAEKEARRKFKQIVAAVNFCHCRNIVHRDLKAENLLLDANLNIKIADFGFSNIFTPGQLLKTWCGSPPYAAPELFEGKEYDGPKVDIWSLGVVLYVLVCGALPFDGSTLQNLRARVLSGKFRIPFFMSTECEHLIRHMLVLDPSKRLSMEQICKHKWMKLGEADAEFDRLIAECQHLKTERQMEPLNEDVLLAMADMGLDKERTVQSLRADAYDHYSAIYSLLCDRLKRHKNLRIAASPSIPRTMTFPTSPNIQQTEQTGNTMSINVPQVQLINPENQIVETDGTMNLDSDEGEEPSPEALVRYLSMRRHTVGVADPRTEVMEDLQKLLPGFPRVTPQAPFLQVTPNVNFMHNVLPRQNLQPTGQLEYKEQSLLQPPTLQLLNGMGPLGRRASDGGANIQLHAQQLLKRPRGPSPLVTMTPAVPAVTPVDEESSDGEPDQEAVQRYLANRSKRHTLAMTNPTAEIPPDLQRQLGQQSFRPRAWAPHLVPDQHRSIYKDSNTLHLPTERFSPVRRFSDGAASIQAFKAHLEKMGNNSSIKQLQQECEQLQKMYGGHMDERTLEKTQQQHMLYQQEQHHQILHQQIQDCIRPPQPSPPLQAPCENQPALLTHQLQRLRIQPSSPPPNHPNNHLFRQPNSSPPPVSSSVLQPHGATSQSQFQGMPSHSTIFPQSGNCSPPPAMGLTCLGLQQQSQPQQVTIQVQEPGDMVSNNLVAGQAMSSHTRGMSLSPSANQLQLQQRASLMASLTYGHRQLSKQLSADSAESHSLNVNRYPPANYDQVHLHPHLFPEQPRVSPSSYSPSGGVGFPPAQQALKVPQLDQYPSFPQNAHQQQQQQQHYTASALQQALLSPTPPDYSRHQQVPHILQGLLSPRHSLTGHTDMRLPQAEFAQLIKRRQQQQQQQQEFQELFRHMSQGDAGNMGASVGQSLSERQSLSLPYQSADSYHPQSSPQHLLKIRAQECSQQVPGAVPPHGYVHQPALFHSESMEEDCACEAARDSFPDSKSSNTLTKGCHETPLLVNAGGHGDPESLLGTGSQPQELGTQPYRHQPAATFGRNKVPSRESIVGNCMDRSSPGQAMQVPDHNGLGYPVRPSSSEHPRPRTLQRHHTIQNSDDAYVQLDNLPGMSLMAGKALSSARMSDAVLSQSSLMASQQLRDRDSEECGESLEGQEHPNLGDGNQHLNTSCYPSTCITDILLSYKHPEVPFGMEQAGV, from the exons GTCGCTATAAAGATAATTGATAAGACACAGCTGGATGAAGAGAACCTGAAGAAGATATTTAGAGAAGTTCAGATCATGAAGATGCTTTGCCACCCACATATCATCAGGTTATACCAG GTTATGGAGACAGAGAGGATGATTTATCTGGTGACTGAGTATGCTAGCGGAGGGGAAATATTTG ATCACCTGGTGGCCCATGGACGCATGGCTGAGAAGGAAGCCCGGAGAAAGTTCAAGCAGATAGTGGCTGCTGTCAACTTCTGTCACTGTCGGAATATTGTCCACCGagatctgaaagcagaaaatctgcTTCTGGATGCAAACCTCAACATCAAAATAGCAG ATTTTGGGTTCAGTAACATCTTCACACCTGGTCAGCTGCTTAAAACCTGGTGTGGGAGCCCTCCCTATGCAGCTCCAGAGCTCTTCGAAGGGAAGGAGTATGATGGGCCAAAGGTTGACATTTGG AGCCTCGGCGTGGTGCTGTACGTGCTGGTCTGTGGAGCTCTGCCCTTTGATGGGAGCACTCTGCAGAACCTGCGGGCCAGGGTGCTGAGCGGGAAGTTCCGCATCCCCTTCTTCATGTCCACAG AATGTGAACATCTGATCCGCCACATGCTGGTCCTGGACCCCAGCAAGAGGCTCTCCATGGAGCAGATCTGCAAACACAAGTGGATGAAGCTCGGGGAGGCCGACGCCGAGTTTGacagg CTGATCGCTGAGTGCCAGCATCTGAAGACAGAGAGGCAGATGGAGCCACTGAACGAGGACGTGCTGCTGGCCATGGCAGACATGGGGCTGGACAAGGAGCGCACCGTTCAG tCATTGAGAGCTGATGCTTACGATCACTACAGTGCAATCTACAGCCTGCTCTGCGACCGTCTGAAGAGACACAAGAATCTGCGCATTGCAGCGTCCCCCAGTATACCACGGACCATgaccttccccacctcccccaaTATCCAG cagaCAGAACAGACAGGCAATACCATGAGCATCAACGTGCCACAAGTCCAGCTCATCAACCCTGAGAACCAAATTGTGGAG ACTGATGGAACAATGAACTTAGACAGTGATGAAGGGGAAGAGCCATCACCTGAAGCTCTGGTCCGTTACCTCTCCATGAGGAGGCACACAGTTGGAGTAGCTGACCCACG GACGGAAGTCATGGAAGATCTGCAGAAGCTCCTGCCTGGCTTCCCTCGTGTCACTCCTCAGGCTCCCTTCCTGCAGGTGACCCCCAATGTGAACTTCATGCACAATGTGCTGCCCAGGCAGAACCTGCAGCCCACGGGGCAGCTGGAGTACAAG GAgcagtccctgctgcagccccccaccctgcagctgctgaatgGCATGGGCCCCCTGGGCCGGCGGGCGTCCGACGGGGGAGCCAACATCCAGCTGCatgcacagcagctgctcaaGAGACCTCGGGGTCCCTCTCCACTCGTCACCATGACACCA GCTGTCCCAGCAGTCACCCCTGTGGACGAGGAGAGCTCGGACGGGGAGCCAGACCAGGAGGCTGTGCAGAG ATACTTGGCAAATAGGTCAAAAAGGCACACTCTGGCAATGACCAACCCTACAGCTGAAATCCCTCCAGACTTGCAGAGGCAGCTAGGACAGCAGTCCTTCCGACCCCGGGCTTGGGCTCCACACCTGGTCCCCGATCAGCACCG TTCTATTTACAAGGACTCAAACACTCTGCACCTCCCCACCGAGCGCTTCTCCCCGGTCCGGCGCTTCTCTGACGGTGCTGCCAGCATCCAGGctttcaaagcccacctggagaAGATGGGCAATAACAGCAGCATCAAACAGCTTCAGCAG GAGTGTGAGCAGCTTCAGAAGATGTATGGTGGGCACATGGATGAGAGGACGCTGGAGAagacccagcagcagcacatgttgtaccagcaggagcagcaccatCAGATTCTTCATCAGCAGATCCAG GACTGTATCCGTCCACCTCAGCCATCTCCACCCCTGCAAGCTCCATGTGAAaaccagccagctctgctcacTCACCAGCTTCAGAG GTTACGGATCCAGCCATCCAGCCCGCCCCCGAACCACCCCAATAACCATCTCTTCAGGCAGCCCAACAGCAGCCCACCTCCTGTGAGCAGCAGCGTGCTGCAGCCCCACG GTGCCACCTCCCAGTCCCAGTTCCAAGGGATGCCGTCCCACAGCACCATCTTCCCGCAGTCCGGTAACTGTTCCCCTCCTCCCGCCATGGGGCTGACGTGCCTGGGTCTGCAGCAGCAGTCGCAGCCTCAGCAGGTCACCATCCAAGTGCAGGAGCCCGGCGACATGGTCAGCAACAACCTGGTGGCCGGGCAGGCCATGTCCTCCCACACACGGGGCATGTCCCTCAGCCCCAGTGCCaaccagctgcagctgcagcagcgGGCCAGCCTGATGGCCTCCCTCACCTACGGCCACCGACAGCTCtccaagcagctcagtgccGACAGCGCCGAGTCCCACag tCTGAACGTGAACAGGTACCCCCCCGCCAACTACGACCAGGTGCACTTACACCCCCACCTGTTCCCAGAGCAGCCTCGCGTCTCCCCCAGCAGCTACAGCCCCTCGGGAGGAGTTGGGTTTCCTCCGGCTCAGCAAGCTCTGAAGGTCCCACAACTCGACCAGTATCCCAGTTTCCCTCAGAATGcacatcagcagcagcagcagcagcagcactacACGGCCTCGGCACTACAGCAGGCACTGctgtccccaacaccccccgACTACAGCCGCCACCAGCAGGTACCACACATCCTCCAGGGACTGCTTTCCCCCCGGCACTCGCTCACGGGGCACACGGACATGAGGCTGCCCCAGGCAGAATTTGCACAGCTCATCAAGCGacggcagcagcagcagcagcagcagcaagaattCCAAGAGTTGTTCAGGCACATGAGTCAAGGGGATGCCGGGAACATGGGCGCCAGCGTGGGACAGAGCCTCTCGGAGCGCCAGTCCTTGTCTTTGCCTTACCAGAGTGCCGACTCCTACcacccccagagcagcccccagcacctcTTAAAAATCAGGGCACAGGAATGTAGCCAGCAGGTCCCCGGGGCGGTGCCGCCGCACGGATACGTACACCAGCCAGCCCTGTTCCACTCGGAGAGCATGGAGGAGGACTGCGCCTGCGAGGCTGCCAGGGACAGCTTTCCAGACAGTAAGAGTTCAAACACATTGACCAAAGGTTGCCACGAGACCCCTCTGCTTGTAAACGCAGGAGGGCACGGGGACCCCGAATCTTTGCTGGGAACTGGCAgtcagccccaggagctggggacacagccctACAGACACCAGCCCGCGGCCACCTTCGGTCGGAACAAGGTGCCCAGCAGAG AGTCCATCGTGGGGAACTGCATGGACAGGAGTTCCCCCGGCCAAGCCATGCAGGTGCCTGACCACAACGGGCTGGGCTACCCCGTGCGACCTTCCTCCAGTGAGCACCCACGGCCCAGGACCCTGCAGAGACATCACACCATACAGAACAGTGATGATGCCTAC GTGCAGTTAGATAACTTGCCTGGAATGAGTCTCATGGCAGGAAAAGCACTAAGCTCAGCTCGGATGTCTGATGCTGTCCTCAGCCAGTCCTCACTCATGGCCAGCCAGCAGCTGCGTGACAGGGACAGCGAGG AATGCGGGGAGAGTTTGGAAGGTCAAGAGCATCCCAACCTTGGCGACGGCAACCAGCATCTAAACACCTCCTGTTACCCATCGACGTGTATCACAGACATCCTGCTGAGCTACAAGCACCCGGAGGTGCCCTTTGggatggagcaggcaggggtgTAA
- the SIK3 gene encoding serine/threonine-protein kinase SIK3 isoform X3 codes for MAAAAAAAAASGAGGPPPAPRLPPAPPPPRPPGPARIGYYEIERTIGKGNFAVVKLATHLVTRAKVAIKIIDKTQLDEENLKKIFREVQIMKMLCHPHIIRLYQVMETERMIYLVTEYASGGEIFDHLVAHGRMAEKEARRKFKQIVAAVNFCHCRNIVHRDLKAENLLLDANLNIKIADFGFSNIFTPGQLLKTWCGSPPYAAPELFEGKEYDGPKVDIWSLGVVLYVLVCGALPFDGSTLQNLRARVLSGKFRIPFFMSTECEHLIRHMLVLDPSKRLSMEQICKHKWMKLGEADAEFDRLIAECQHLKTERQMEPLNEDVLLAMADMGLDKERTVQSLRADAYDHYSAIYSLLCDRLKRHKNLRIAASPSIPRTMTFPTSPNIQQTEQTGNTMSINVPQVQLINPENQIVETDGTMNLDSDEGEEPSPEALVRYLSMRRHTVGVADPRTEVMEDLQKLLPGFPRVTPQAPFLQVTPNVNFMHNVLPRQNLQPTGQLEYKEQSLLQPPTLQLLNGMGPLGRRASDGGANIQLHAQQLLKRPRGPSPLVTMTPAVPAVTPVDEESSDGEPDQEAVQSSIYKDSNTLHLPTERFSPVRRFSDGAASIQAFKAHLEKMGNNSSIKQLQQECEQLQKMYGGHMDERTLEKTQQQHMLYQQEQHHQILHQQIQDCIRPPQPSPPLQAPCENQPALLTHQLQRLRIQPSSPPPNHPNNHLFRQPNSSPPPVSSSVLQPHGATSQSQFQGMPSHSTIFPQSGNCSPPPAMGLTCLGLQQQSQPQQVTIQVQEPGDMVSNNLVAGQAMSSHTRGMSLSPSANQLQLQQRASLMASLTYGHRQLSKQLSADSAESHSLNVNRYPPANYDQVHLHPHLFPEQPRVSPSSYSPSGGVGFPPAQQALKVPQLDQYPSFPQNAHQQQQQQQHYTASALQQALLSPTPPDYSRHQQVPHILQGLLSPRHSLTGHTDMRLPQAEFAQLIKRRQQQQQQQQEFQELFRHMSQGDAGNMGASVGQSLSERQSLSLPYQSADSYHPQSSPQHLLKIRAQECSQQVPGAVPPHGYVHQPALFHSESMEEDCACEAARDSFPDSKSSNTLTKGCHETPLLVNAGGHGDPESLLGTGSQPQELGTQPYRHQPAATFGRNKVPSRESIVGNCMDRSSPGQAMQVPDHNGLGYPVRPSSSEHPRPRTLQRHHTIQNSDDAYVQLDNLPGMSLMAGKALSSARMSDAVLSQSSLMASQQLRDRDSEECGESLEGQEHPNLGDGNQHLNTSCYPSTCITDILLSYKHPEVPFGMEQAGV; via the exons GTCGCTATAAAGATAATTGATAAGACACAGCTGGATGAAGAGAACCTGAAGAAGATATTTAGAGAAGTTCAGATCATGAAGATGCTTTGCCACCCACATATCATCAGGTTATACCAG GTTATGGAGACAGAGAGGATGATTTATCTGGTGACTGAGTATGCTAGCGGAGGGGAAATATTTG ATCACCTGGTGGCCCATGGACGCATGGCTGAGAAGGAAGCCCGGAGAAAGTTCAAGCAGATAGTGGCTGCTGTCAACTTCTGTCACTGTCGGAATATTGTCCACCGagatctgaaagcagaaaatctgcTTCTGGATGCAAACCTCAACATCAAAATAGCAG ATTTTGGGTTCAGTAACATCTTCACACCTGGTCAGCTGCTTAAAACCTGGTGTGGGAGCCCTCCCTATGCAGCTCCAGAGCTCTTCGAAGGGAAGGAGTATGATGGGCCAAAGGTTGACATTTGG AGCCTCGGCGTGGTGCTGTACGTGCTGGTCTGTGGAGCTCTGCCCTTTGATGGGAGCACTCTGCAGAACCTGCGGGCCAGGGTGCTGAGCGGGAAGTTCCGCATCCCCTTCTTCATGTCCACAG AATGTGAACATCTGATCCGCCACATGCTGGTCCTGGACCCCAGCAAGAGGCTCTCCATGGAGCAGATCTGCAAACACAAGTGGATGAAGCTCGGGGAGGCCGACGCCGAGTTTGacagg CTGATCGCTGAGTGCCAGCATCTGAAGACAGAGAGGCAGATGGAGCCACTGAACGAGGACGTGCTGCTGGCCATGGCAGACATGGGGCTGGACAAGGAGCGCACCGTTCAG tCATTGAGAGCTGATGCTTACGATCACTACAGTGCAATCTACAGCCTGCTCTGCGACCGTCTGAAGAGACACAAGAATCTGCGCATTGCAGCGTCCCCCAGTATACCACGGACCATgaccttccccacctcccccaaTATCCAG cagaCAGAACAGACAGGCAATACCATGAGCATCAACGTGCCACAAGTCCAGCTCATCAACCCTGAGAACCAAATTGTGGAG ACTGATGGAACAATGAACTTAGACAGTGATGAAGGGGAAGAGCCATCACCTGAAGCTCTGGTCCGTTACCTCTCCATGAGGAGGCACACAGTTGGAGTAGCTGACCCACG GACGGAAGTCATGGAAGATCTGCAGAAGCTCCTGCCTGGCTTCCCTCGTGTCACTCCTCAGGCTCCCTTCCTGCAGGTGACCCCCAATGTGAACTTCATGCACAATGTGCTGCCCAGGCAGAACCTGCAGCCCACGGGGCAGCTGGAGTACAAG GAgcagtccctgctgcagccccccaccctgcagctgctgaatgGCATGGGCCCCCTGGGCCGGCGGGCGTCCGACGGGGGAGCCAACATCCAGCTGCatgcacagcagctgctcaaGAGACCTCGGGGTCCCTCTCCACTCGTCACCATGACACCA GCTGTCCCAGCAGTCACCCCTGTGGACGAGGAGAGCTCGGACGGGGAGCCAGACCAGGAGGCTGTGCAGAG TTCTATTTACAAGGACTCAAACACTCTGCACCTCCCCACCGAGCGCTTCTCCCCGGTCCGGCGCTTCTCTGACGGTGCTGCCAGCATCCAGGctttcaaagcccacctggagaAGATGGGCAATAACAGCAGCATCAAACAGCTTCAGCAG GAGTGTGAGCAGCTTCAGAAGATGTATGGTGGGCACATGGATGAGAGGACGCTGGAGAagacccagcagcagcacatgttgtaccagcaggagcagcaccatCAGATTCTTCATCAGCAGATCCAG GACTGTATCCGTCCACCTCAGCCATCTCCACCCCTGCAAGCTCCATGTGAAaaccagccagctctgctcacTCACCAGCTTCAGAG GTTACGGATCCAGCCATCCAGCCCGCCCCCGAACCACCCCAATAACCATCTCTTCAGGCAGCCCAACAGCAGCCCACCTCCTGTGAGCAGCAGCGTGCTGCAGCCCCACG GTGCCACCTCCCAGTCCCAGTTCCAAGGGATGCCGTCCCACAGCACCATCTTCCCGCAGTCCGGTAACTGTTCCCCTCCTCCCGCCATGGGGCTGACGTGCCTGGGTCTGCAGCAGCAGTCGCAGCCTCAGCAGGTCACCATCCAAGTGCAGGAGCCCGGCGACATGGTCAGCAACAACCTGGTGGCCGGGCAGGCCATGTCCTCCCACACACGGGGCATGTCCCTCAGCCCCAGTGCCaaccagctgcagctgcagcagcgGGCCAGCCTGATGGCCTCCCTCACCTACGGCCACCGACAGCTCtccaagcagctcagtgccGACAGCGCCGAGTCCCACag tCTGAACGTGAACAGGTACCCCCCCGCCAACTACGACCAGGTGCACTTACACCCCCACCTGTTCCCAGAGCAGCCTCGCGTCTCCCCCAGCAGCTACAGCCCCTCGGGAGGAGTTGGGTTTCCTCCGGCTCAGCAAGCTCTGAAGGTCCCACAACTCGACCAGTATCCCAGTTTCCCTCAGAATGcacatcagcagcagcagcagcagcagcactacACGGCCTCGGCACTACAGCAGGCACTGctgtccccaacaccccccgACTACAGCCGCCACCAGCAGGTACCACACATCCTCCAGGGACTGCTTTCCCCCCGGCACTCGCTCACGGGGCACACGGACATGAGGCTGCCCCAGGCAGAATTTGCACAGCTCATCAAGCGacggcagcagcagcagcagcagcagcaagaattCCAAGAGTTGTTCAGGCACATGAGTCAAGGGGATGCCGGGAACATGGGCGCCAGCGTGGGACAGAGCCTCTCGGAGCGCCAGTCCTTGTCTTTGCCTTACCAGAGTGCCGACTCCTACcacccccagagcagcccccagcacctcTTAAAAATCAGGGCACAGGAATGTAGCCAGCAGGTCCCCGGGGCGGTGCCGCCGCACGGATACGTACACCAGCCAGCCCTGTTCCACTCGGAGAGCATGGAGGAGGACTGCGCCTGCGAGGCTGCCAGGGACAGCTTTCCAGACAGTAAGAGTTCAAACACATTGACCAAAGGTTGCCACGAGACCCCTCTGCTTGTAAACGCAGGAGGGCACGGGGACCCCGAATCTTTGCTGGGAACTGGCAgtcagccccaggagctggggacacagccctACAGACACCAGCCCGCGGCCACCTTCGGTCGGAACAAGGTGCCCAGCAGAG AGTCCATCGTGGGGAACTGCATGGACAGGAGTTCCCCCGGCCAAGCCATGCAGGTGCCTGACCACAACGGGCTGGGCTACCCCGTGCGACCTTCCTCCAGTGAGCACCCACGGCCCAGGACCCTGCAGAGACATCACACCATACAGAACAGTGATGATGCCTAC GTGCAGTTAGATAACTTGCCTGGAATGAGTCTCATGGCAGGAAAAGCACTAAGCTCAGCTCGGATGTCTGATGCTGTCCTCAGCCAGTCCTCACTCATGGCCAGCCAGCAGCTGCGTGACAGGGACAGCGAGG AATGCGGGGAGAGTTTGGAAGGTCAAGAGCATCCCAACCTTGGCGACGGCAACCAGCATCTAAACACCTCCTGTTACCCATCGACGTGTATCACAGACATCCTGCTGAGCTACAAGCACCCGGAGGTGCCCTTTGggatggagcaggcaggggtgTAA